The Merismopedia glauca CCAP 1448/3 nucleotide sequence GGGGAACGATTTTGCGTAAGGGAATTAAGAATGGTTCTGTAGGGATAGCAACTAAAATCCACGGGAACTGCTTGAGGTCAATTTGAGGATACCAGGTCAGAACAATGCGGACAATGAAGAATAAGGTCATTAATCCTAAAATTAAACCGATAATCAGGTCTGGCAATTCAATATTTAAGGGCATAGTATTGCTAGGTAGAGCGATCGCTTTTCTATTTTAAACTTTGTCTGGAACCTAGCTTCAGTTCCTCAAAGCTCTAAAGCCTAAGTGGTTACCTATGGGACGCTCCTGCATGGGCAGTTTATTTTGGATCGGAGAATTTAGCAAACGAGATCCGGTTGGAGTAGCTACAGCTAGGGTGGTGGAACCGCCACCGTCTAAATTTACAGCGCGATCGATTCCTGGTTGCAAGAGTATTTGAGTTAATTCTGGGATAGTGACACCTTCGCTATAAAAAGGTTGTTTCCCGTCAACGACGAAGAGCCATAACTTATCGCCAGAGCGGTTGGTAGCTACGGCAGTACGGGGGTATGGTTGGTTGTAAAATGAAGCACTAGAAAACGCGGTTACAGGACGACCCCGATCGATTAATATTTGGTTGCCAGCGATCGCTTCTACAGTTCCTGAAGGGCATTGACCATTATCAACTATTTGAGCTTTATTTTCAGGGCTAAAGCACAAAGCGGGAAATTTAGGCTGACTTTGCGAATAAATTTGCTTATTACTTATGGCTAAACCTACTAAATTGACTCCATCCACAGTTTTGGGATAATAATCCCAAGGTGTTTTTTCGCGAAAAGGATAGAAGAAATTAGCGTTAATTGCTAGTTGTAAGTTAAACTCTTGCAAAAACTCAGATGTAGTACGAGCTTGGATCTCATGAGGCGATCGCTTGCCTGGGGAGGGGGTAACTACAAT carries:
- a CDS encoding YggT family protein; the encoded protein is MPLNIELPDLIIGLILGLMTLFFIVRIVLTWYPQIDLKQFPWILVAIPTEPFLIPLRKIVPPIGGVDITPIIWVGLFSLIREMLLGQQGLLTMMH
- a CDS encoding phosphodiester glycosidase family protein → MGTKIRASANRRRIREFFGVVLLASPLMVYGSFHFSRPALTNTQSRLFQGVSYRHLVNQSFPRPVSIHIVEIKLKAPGIKIVVTPSPGKRSPHEIQARTTSEFLQEFNLQLAINANFFYPFREKTPWDYYPKTVDGVNLVGLAISNKQIYSQSQPKFPALCFSPENKAQIVDNGQCPSGTVEAIAGNQILIDRGRPVTAFSSASFYNQPYPRTAVATNRSGDKLWLFVVDGKQPFYSEGVTIPELTQILLQPGIDRAVNLDGGGSTTLAVATPTGSRLLNSPIQNKLPMQERPIGNHLGFRALRN